The Mycosarcoma maydis chromosome 6, whole genome shotgun sequence genomic sequence AAGTAGCACTGTTGGTTGCGATCCACGCGAGCTTCTGATGTAGCAATAAagcgagcttcttgaccaaAAGCGCGAATCGAACTGAGTCCACCGAGCGATTCTTGGAACCAGGTGAAGATGGGCGTCTTGCTGACCGAGTCGAGCCGCTTGAGCTCTCGGCTGGTGGCAAGGTAGTATCGGAGAACGGCACGGTACGCGAATGCCAGTGGAACGATAGCAATGAGGAATGGCGGTACAGAGTATGCCACAACACACAGAACACCAAGCACCACCGTCACGGTTCGAATGAGGCCGTGGATGACGCGCGGCAGGACTTCATCGATCACATTGACGTCGCGCGAAAAGAGGTTCAAGAGTCGCCCTGTCGGTGTCGTCTCGAACCACTGCAATGGGCTGCGAAGCACAGCATCAAACATGTCATCATGGAACTTGCGTGCACTCGAAATGACGAGCCAGGTCCAAAGGATAAATGGTGCAACGCAGATGCACATGGAAGCCAGGATGCCAACAATGCCATAAAGGGTGAGGTAGAAGCGCGTGTTGGAGTCGTCGCCGCCGTTCTCGTTGGCCTTGCCCCACTGCTTTAGCACAACGTCTCGCGCGACGGTCATAACCTGCGACAGGATCTGTGCAAGGATGTACAGGACGACACCGAGCACGCTACAGCTCTTAATATATTGACGGTACACTTCGGGCTTGACGCTGCCCTGCTCGGACTTTTCCTTGGGTGCCGAGCTTTCTTTCAGCTGTCGGATCGTGTCTTGCTTGATCTGCCTTTTAGACATGATCCTGGGCCGCACCATTGAAGCAGAGCTGATGCGTCGGTGCAGCTTAGAGCCTTTGAGACCTTCCTCACCGCCCTGACCATGCATGTCGAGTTCCTTGTCCATGTCGAtcacctcgagctccttggaCGGCGtctcgccttcttcttcggccACCTGCTCGCGAGCGTTCTGCTTGCCAAGGCCAGTGATGAGATTGAAGAGATCGCCCTTCTTGGCCATGACCTCGTCGTATGTTCCACGTTCATCAAGGATAATTCCGCGACGCACCGATACGATCTGATCGCACTGAGGAAGGCAAGCAACCGAGTTGAGTGTAAGAATTCTAGCCTTGCTGCGCAGCAAGCCCTCAGGGCCGATGACGTGCTTGAAGATGTGGGCACCAACAtgagcatcgacagcagcaagcgggtcgtcgagcaagtAGACGTCAGCTCGGGCATAGCAGGCACGTGCCAGCGCAATACGAGCACGCTGTCCGCCCGACAAACTGACACCACGCTCTCCGACCTCGGTGCGATCACCGTCTGGCAGAATATTGAGATCCGGCGTGAGTGCACAAGCATCGACCACCCTTTGATAGAATTCAGGCTCGTACTTGAGACCAAATAGAATGTTGTCTCGCACGCTAGCGCCCATACACCAGCCACCCTGAGAAAAGTAGGCAGTGCGGCCCTTGACAATAGCCTCGCCATCAGTGCGTACCATCTCACCCAGAACAGCCGACAAGAGCGAACTTTTCCCGTCGCCGACCTTGCCGAGCACAGCAAGAAGCTCCCCCTTTCTGACGGTGAGGTTGATGTCTTGCAAGGTGGGCACGGGTTGCGAACGCGACCACTTGAATTCTCCGTCACGAATGATGACCACTTGGTCGTTCTGCTCAGGTTCGTGCGCTTCGTTGTTCACGTCGTTAAGCGCCTCAAGCACATTGTCTGGACGCGAGGGTGCTTCTGGGTTGACGGGACCACGCTGGCCGGGCAGAATAACTTTGCGCGCGTTAgggtcgagctcgccagcGTCGAAAAAGTCGGATAGTCGTGCAGCCGAGACCTGAGCCTGCAAGAGAGCCGAGATGATACCAGCGAACATGGCGATGGGAAACGACAAGAGCTGGTACAGAGCCAGAGCTGGGAAGATGATATCGGCGGTCAACGGCTCTGGGTTAGTGTAGGCGTACGTAACGAAAGTTCCGAGCGAGACGAAAAAGGGGATGGCGGTCCAGAAGAAGTTGAAAAAGGCCGAGACAACACCGACGGTGCGAAGCAActtgagctcctcgtcgttgcGCACCTTGAAGAGTTTGCGAGTGAAAGCCTCCTCCCAGGCAAACAGCTTGATGGACTTGATGTTGGTCAGAATCTCGTTCATGAGGCGTGTTCGCTTGTCCTTGACCTTCATCTGCTTTTCGCTGAGGCGACGCAGGTAACGGGCCAGCGCAGTGTTGAGCGGAACGCTGACCACCATGATGGCGACACCCACAAACGAGGGCCAGCCAAGCAGGTTATAGAGCGAGACAAAGGCAAGCGTCATCTGGAATATTGCGGACCAGGCGATATGGCCGTAGGTGCAGAGGTCCTGCAGTCGAGTCGCGTCAACCGACATGAGATTTACAATGTCACCGGTGGCTCTGCCACTGCGGTCTTCGTTGGAGAGACGAAGACTCTTTTTGAAGATGGCGCTGACGAGACCGGCACGCACGCGCATACCTgtgacgaagacgagctgaAAGTACTGGTGAAGGAACGAAGTCTGGATGACGGCGACACAGAAGAGAGCGGCAGAGAGAAGGTAGCCCTGCATTGGGCTCTGATTGGGGTCGGCGCTGTCGTAGCTCTGCACGAACTgaagcagcttgcgcagGATTTGGGGTGAGACAAAGGCAAGCATATCTTGTGCCGACTTAAGAATCGCAGCAAATAGGAAAGGTCCACCGTATGCGTAGGCGAGTGTGGTCCAGAAGGCAGGTTTGCCCATGTGCTTATCCTTGGTCTGCTTCCAGAACTTGTCGAAGCGGCGGCCAAGGTTTTCAGCGTCCTCGTTGGCGGGGAGCGCCCACATGTCATCTTCGGTGACAAACTTCTTTGCACCGAGGGTCATGAGCGGCTGCATCCAGTGGAAAGTGATGCGACTGAAGATGTTGGCAGTGACAATGGGGCATTCCTTGCCAGAGTCGGTCGAGTCGGCTGTCGCAGGGTTGGCTTCctcatcggcatcggaGAAGACGCTGAAGGCACTGCCGTTTGTGTCCGCGGGGACGGCGTGGTAGCCATTACGGTTGACGTTGCCGTTACCGTTGGTGCGAGATTGGCTGAAGGAAGCACGCTTGTGACCGTGCTTGTCGTccgagccaagctcgacaccGGCGGACTCAAGAGCGAGGGCGATCAGCCcgaagacgaagcgcaGAACCAGGGGAACAAAGGTGATCTGTTGATCCTTGATAGGCAGTGATGGTCGTGTGAGCGAGGTGCGAATCTTGACGATAGAAGCAAGTAGGTGTGCCAAccagaagaagagcagcgCGTCCGAGCTGCGGCGGGAGCGTGTATGGTTGAATTCTTGGAGCAGTAAAACTAGAACGTAGCCCAACACGCCTGCCAGGGAGGACCAGAAGAAGATCGAATCGCCTGGTTGGGCCAAAAGGCCGTACGAGACGAAAGCCTGAAAGCCAGCGGTAACGGTAAGGATCGCGACGACGGCATGCTTAGCCCAAAGAACAGCGCGAGAGGTGCGCGTAAGCTGTCTTGTCTGCTGTCGCGAGAGGATGGCAAGGGAAGCACCGCCAAAGATGGCAAGGAGAAAGACAGGTGCGGACCAAAATGCAGCTTCCTGGAAGCAAGGGGTGAAATCGAGGTCACGCTGCTGAGAGACAGGACCCCATCCTTCCTTGTTGTCGCAAAGCTTGGCAAGCGTcggacgatgctgaagctgaTTGAGGGTGGATGAAAAGAAGTGGAGCGGCAAGCTGAATAGCGGATGTGCCCCTACGACGTGGGACTGCAGCGAAGCATCCAGGTTGGACAACAAGCCGAGCTCCTGTGCGGGTACAGAGTGGTCCATTGTAGCATGTACCTTGGTCGAGCCACAGTTTATGTGCTCAGTTTCGCTTCACTGCTGTGCAGAAGAGCAGGTCGCGCCACGTGATGCAATGTTGCGTTGCTCCCAAGTCAGACAATCGACGCTGGCAGGTTGAAAGCGATGCACTTCGGTAGTCTCGGAGATTTACGCTGCACCGGAAGATCTTTGCGCAAGACCTTGGGAGGAGGCGCTAAGCGTATCTCGGCTGATTTCAGGAGGGATGCGAGATAAGATAGGAGAATGGCgcaagaagaggaggatgaaGGAGGGAAGCGTCGAATGGGATGACGCGAAGTGGATGGTGTGACGATGTGGTTCTGTAACGTGCCGAGTGGAGACAAGAAGCCCCCccaaaaagaaaaagaaaaaaaagtAGTCCCAAGTCCACGCTTACACGTTACGCTACCACACATGGGTTCACGGATTGGGAATAACTTATGATTCATTCTGATTTTTtattattcgtgattatttATTACCGCGCTGCTCCactcattcgtgattgacgattctCTTTTCGGCAAGCACACAACCACGGAACGGCGGCctttcgtgcttcgtgtttcgtgtttgtgtCTGTAAATTATCACGTAAGTTAGTTACCATCGATTTTCCGTTAATTATTATAAATCATTTGGGCTTCGCTTGCTTGGCGTTGCCGTGCCGTACCTTGCCTCACTTTGCAGCTCAgccagagtcgtgagtcttgagtgCTTGCGAGAGGGACTGCAATTTCCAgtctgattcgtgattggcgatgCATTAAGTTAGTAAGTCTTCTCCACTCGGGCACGTCCGCGCTCCACCATCACATGGTCCGTCGTGCGTCGTGCGTCACGCGTTGGCCCTTTTTCATGTAACTTACAGtataatcgtgaataatactcgtgactgtgactgatTTGCTGGTTTCGAAATAGCATACACCATCCACAATCTGAATGGATAGCCGGAAAAAGTAACGCACAACAGCCTGACTATTTAtcaattacgaatcgtgaatctctcGAGTCAACGCACACCACattgtgattcatgattcacaaCCAAAATTTAGACTGACGAGAAACAAAGTCCATTGGATTGCGATTTTTGCAGGGCTGGTCCAGATGCTCGCCCTGGAGCACACGTCGGACTTGGGTCAGCCAAGCCCAGCAGCAGGGCGGCACAGAAAGGGGTAAAGTGGCATGGCAAACGAATGACGGCCGGCAACGGCCGCAGGGACAGCGAACGAGACAGAGGTGATAAAGTCGTCAAGATGCATAAAAAGTGAGCCATGCGTGTGAGCAGACGAGCGCAGATGGACGTCTCCCTGGGAGAGCAAACAGGAGTGGGTAAGAGCAGTCTGGGCCGAACATAATGACGGTCAATGGATGGAGAAGGACAATGCTGACGTCTCCGATGCAACTAATCATTCACAAAAGCAGGACATCTCTTAAGAACCTCGAAGAGTGATCATGGGAGGCTTTTCGCTTGCTTCAGTCAAAGCTTGGAGGAGCCGCGCCGGGGGGGAGGTTACCTGTTCTGTTGGCAGGAGGTGGCGACGCCGCCGAATTAGGCATCTGCGAGCGTCGTGCTCCTCGCTGCACCTGTCGCACACCCTGCGCGCTTGCTACGGGACCGTCATCCACCAGGCTGAACCCTCGCGTCAGTGGTCGGGTTTGCTGGTTCGAGTTTGCTGCGTTGAAGCCCTGTTGCGCGGGCGTGGGTGACGCCGATCCGTCTGTCTCAGGCTCGGCCGTGTACGCCTGCATGGGGTATGCCGACTCGCTCACCGTCGGGTACCGCTGCTCTGTCGAAACATTGCCGTGTCGCACGCCTGCGTCCGGGCCGATATAGC encodes the following:
- a CDS encoding putative ATP-binding cassette glutathione S-conjugate transporter yields the protein MDHSVPAQELGLLSNLDASLQSHVVGAHPLFSLPLHFFSSTLNQLQHRPTLAKLCDNKEGWGPVSQQRDLDFTPCFQEAAFWSAPVFLLAIFGGASLAILSRQQTRQLTRTSRAVLWAKHAVVAILTVTAGFQAFVSYGLLAQPGDSIFFWSSLAGVLGYVLVLLLQEFNHTRSRRSSDALLFFWLAHLLASIVKIRTSLTRPSLPIKDQQITFVPLVLRFVFGLIALALESAGVELGSDDKHGHKRASFSQSRTNGNGNVNRNGYHAVPADTNGSAFSVFSDADEEANPATADSTDSGKECPIVTANIFSRITFHWMQPLMTLGAKKFVTEDDMWALPANEDAENLGRRFDKFWKQTKDKHMGKPAFWTTLAYAYGGPFLFAAILKSAQDMLAFVSPQILRKLLQFVQSYDSADPNQSPMQGYLLSAALFCVAVIQTSFLHQYFQLVFVTGMRVRAGLVSAIFKKSLRLSNEDRSGRATGDIVNLMSVDATRLQDLCTYGHIAWSAIFQMTLAFVSLYNLLGWPSFVGVAIMVVSVPLNTALARYLRRLSEKQMKVKDKRTRLMNEILTNIKSIKLFAWEEAFTRKLFKVRNDEELKLLRTVGVVSAFFNFFWTAIPFFVSLGTFVTYAYTNPEPLTADIIFPALALYQLLSFPIAMFAGIISALLQAQVSAARLSDFFDAGELDPNARKVILPGQRGPVNPEAPSRPDNVLEALNDVNNEAHEPEQNDQVVIIRDGEFKWSRSQPVPTLQDINLTVRKGELLAVLGKVGDGKSSLLSAVLGEMVRTDGEAIVKGRTAYFSQGGWCMGASVRDNILFGLKYEPEFYQRVVDACALTPDLNILPDGDRTEVGERGVSLSGGQRARIALARACYARADVYLLDDPLAAVDAHVGAHIFKHVIGPEGLLRSKARILTLNSVACLPQCDQIVSVRRGIILDERGTYDEVMAKKGDLFNLITGLGKQNAREQVAEEEGETPSKELEVIDMDKELDMHGQGGEEGLKGSKLHRRISSASMVRPRIMSKRQIKQDTIRQLKESSAPKEKSEQGSVKPEVYRQYIKSCSVLGVVLYILAQILSQVMTVARDVVLKQWGKANENGGDDSNTRFYLTLYGIVGILASMCICVAPFILWTWLVISSARKFHDDMFDAVLRSPLQWFETTPTGRLLNLFSRDVNVIDEVLPRVIHGLIRTVTVVLGVLCVVAYSVPPFLIAIVPLAFAYRAVLRYYLATSRELKRLDSVSKTPIFTWFQESLGGLSSIRAFGQEARFIATSEARVDRNQQCYFPAVTCNRWLAVRIELMGSVIIFIASTLAVFIRTKNGKMDAGLLGLMMSQALSTTQTLNWVVRSASEVEQNIVSVERVLSYTDLVSEAPYEVPDQTPPRDWPSKGDVSLQSYSTRYRRELGLVLKKLNLDIKAGERIGVVGRTGAGKSSLTLALFRIIEAAEGKIVIDGIDVSKIGLKDLRSAIAIIPQDPQLWEGTLRENLDPTGRSDDAALWKALEQARMKEHVQSLDGALDAQLTEGGTNFSAGQRQLICIARAFLRNAKILVLDEATSAIDLETDAQVQAIVRSEFKGTTITVAHRLNTVIDSTRVLVLKDGAVAEFDTPEKLLGDKKSIFFSMALEAGLAKLDG